Proteins co-encoded in one Planctomycetaceae bacterium genomic window:
- a CDS encoding prolyl oligopeptidase family serine peptidase encodes MTRLIAAILLSLYVSPVVAQQPRVYRDTVEPHWFRDNTRFWYRVDVSARQHGFVVVDAAAGTRQNAFDHKRVAAAMSNALGTDVRADALPIDSLEFADDSEELVLAGEGRTWQFDSKTGELTLASQDEDTTASSRLFLPEQRSHDRGPDTEFAIINELSHDVELIWIEGSGEHHSYGMIAPGKTRRQHTFVGHAWLLKSSDGSKLAAFVARRNNPDLKLNDAALANVRRGNESDGTRGRRPNRDVDQENVSPDGKWKAFVQDHDLWLKSTDDAVAPVRLSQNASGSNTFQKDASRKRSLELQYSQDDEPVTAADVRWSPDSKFVLAFQTVPVEERRVYYVESAPDDQLQPKLHSYPYTRPGDPIPISKPRLFCIGQQQEIPISDDLFPNPWQLRFLSWSHDGGRCFLLYNERGHQTLRVLEINCSDGHVRAVIDEHSDTFIHYSASGKFELEWLPDDQLLWASERSGWNHLYRYDIKSGDVVNAVTSGDWNVRRIEHIDREKQQLWFYSVGIRTDQDPYHEHFCRVNFDGSGLTILTEGDGTHEIAWSPDRKYFIDRYSRVDLPPIHELRRSDTGALVCLLEEADADEILNDRGSLPERFVAKGRDGQTDIWGIIHRPRDFDPEKRYPVIENIYAGPHDHHVPKEFQPRYHHQHQIADRGFIVVQIDGMGTAWRSKAFHDVCYKNLRDAGFPDRIAWLKAAAQKFPEMDLSQVGIYGGSAGGQNAMAALLWHGTFYKAAVADCGCHDNRMDKIWWNEQWMGWPVDDSYAQNSNTQNAHRLTGHLMLVVGEADRNVDPATTTQVAHALVKADKDFDFVLVPGAGHGACETPWAARRRADFFVRHLQQDSNE; translated from the coding sequence ATGACGCGTTTGATCGCCGCGATTCTGCTGTCACTGTATGTTTCACCCGTCGTCGCGCAGCAGCCGCGAGTTTACCGCGACACCGTCGAACCGCACTGGTTCCGCGATAACACGCGGTTCTGGTATCGAGTCGACGTCAGCGCACGTCAGCATGGTTTTGTGGTAGTCGATGCGGCGGCCGGCACGAGGCAGAACGCCTTCGATCACAAGCGGGTTGCGGCCGCGATGAGCAATGCGCTGGGCACGGACGTCCGCGCGGATGCACTGCCGATCGATTCACTGGAGTTTGCGGATGACAGCGAAGAACTCGTGCTGGCCGGCGAAGGCCGGACATGGCAGTTCGATTCGAAGACCGGGGAGCTGACCCTTGCCAGCCAGGACGAAGACACGACCGCGTCATCGCGGCTGTTTCTTCCCGAGCAGCGTTCCCATGATCGCGGACCGGACACGGAATTCGCCATCATCAACGAACTCAGTCACGACGTCGAACTGATCTGGATTGAAGGCAGTGGCGAGCACCATTCGTACGGAATGATCGCCCCCGGCAAAACCAGGCGGCAGCATACATTCGTCGGACATGCATGGCTGCTGAAAAGCAGCGACGGCAGCAAGCTGGCAGCGTTCGTCGCGCGGCGAAACAACCCGGACCTGAAGCTGAACGACGCCGCACTGGCAAACGTCCGACGCGGTAATGAATCGGATGGCACTCGCGGTCGACGACCCAACCGTGATGTCGATCAGGAAAACGTGTCACCGGATGGAAAGTGGAAGGCCTTCGTACAGGACCACGATCTCTGGCTGAAATCGACCGACGACGCCGTCGCACCTGTGCGGCTGTCACAGAATGCTTCCGGAAGCAACACGTTTCAGAAAGACGCTTCCCGCAAACGATCGCTGGAACTGCAGTATTCCCAGGACGACGAACCGGTCACGGCGGCCGATGTCCGCTGGTCACCGGATTCGAAGTTCGTGCTGGCGTTTCAGACGGTTCCGGTCGAAGAGCGCCGAGTCTACTACGTCGAATCCGCGCCGGACGATCAGCTGCAGCCGAAGCTGCATTCGTATCCCTATACCAGGCCGGGCGATCCGATTCCGATTTCAAAACCGCGGCTGTTCTGCATCGGTCAGCAACAGGAGATCCCGATCTCTGACGACTTGTTCCCCAACCCGTGGCAGTTGCGGTTCTTAAGCTGGAGCCACGACGGAGGCCGCTGCTTCCTGCTTTACAACGAACGCGGCCACCAGACGCTGCGAGTGCTGGAGATCAACTGCAGCGACGGTCACGTGCGGGCGGTCATCGACGAACACAGCGACACGTTCATCCATTATTCCGCGAGCGGAAAGTTCGAACTGGAATGGCTGCCGGATGACCAGTTGCTGTGGGCCAGCGAACGTTCCGGCTGGAATCACCTGTACCGATACGACATCAAATCCGGCGATGTCGTCAACGCCGTGACGTCGGGTGACTGGAACGTCCGCCGGATTGAACACATCGATCGCGAGAAGCAACAACTCTGGTTCTACTCCGTCGGAATTCGCACCGATCAGGATCCGTATCACGAACACTTCTGCCGCGTAAACTTTGACGGAAGCGGCCTGACGATTCTGACCGAAGGCGACGGAACTCACGAAATCGCCTGGTCACCTGATCGGAAGTACTTCATTGATCGCTACTCGCGAGTCGACCTGCCGCCGATTCATGAACTTCGCCGAAGTGACACCGGAGCCCTGGTCTGCCTGCTGGAAGAAGCCGACGCCGATGAAATCCTGAACGATCGGGGTTCGTTGCCGGAACGCTTCGTCGCCAAAGGTCGCGACGGACAGACCGATATCTGGGGTATCATTCACCGGCCGCGCGACTTCGATCCGGAAAAACGCTATCCCGTGATCGAAAACATCTACGCCGGTCCTCACGACCATCACGTGCCGAAGGAATTTCAGCCGCGGTATCATCACCAGCATCAGATCGCCGACCGGGGCTTCATCGTTGTGCAGATCGACGGCATGGGAACCGCCTGGCGATCAAAAGCGTTCCACGACGTTTGTTACAAGAACCTTCGAGACGCCGGCTTTCCGGATCGCATTGCATGGCTGAAAGCCGCCGCGCAGAAGTTTCCGGAAATGGATCTTTCGCAGGTCGGAATTTATGGCGGTTCCGCAGGAGGACAGAACGCCATGGCGGCGCTGCTTTGGCACGGTACGTTCTACAAAGCCGCCGTGGCCGACTGCGGCTGTCACGACAATCGCATGGACAAGATCTGGTGGAACGAACAATGGATGGGCTGGCCGGTCGACGACAGCTACGCTCAGAATTCGAACACTCAGAATGCTCACCGCCTGACCGGTCACCTGATGCTGGTCGTTGGTGAAGCGGACCGCAACGTCGACCCGGCCACGACGACACAGGTTGCTCACGCGCTGGTAAAGGCTGACAAGGACTTTGACTTTGTGCTCGTTCCGGGGGCCGGCCACGGAGCCTGCGAAACTCCGTGGGCCGCGCGGCGTCGCGCGGACTTTTTCGTCCGGCATCTGCAGCAGGACTCCAACGAATGA
- a CDS encoding FxsA family protein, with amino-acid sequence MLGRIILAFILVPLIELVLLSQLYDRTNLLTTLAVVIGTGFVGAQLARRQGLKVWRTIQLQVAAGKAPSREILDGVMILVAGAFLLTPGILTDCVGFLLLIPQTRRIVARRLTRWFQDNTVGKFRAATWTSVEQPPGKPPSFNNEVPSVRVVDPNSGRLQTTPEQDS; translated from the coding sequence GTGCTTGGCCGCATCATTCTTGCATTTATCCTGGTTCCGCTGATCGAGCTGGTGCTGCTCAGCCAGCTTTACGACCGCACCAACCTTCTGACAACGTTAGCGGTTGTGATTGGAACCGGATTCGTGGGAGCCCAGTTGGCTCGCAGGCAGGGACTGAAGGTCTGGCGGACCATTCAGCTTCAGGTCGCCGCCGGCAAGGCTCCTTCGCGGGAAATCCTTGACGGTGTGATGATTCTTGTTGCGGGAGCCTTTCTGCTGACTCCCGGTATCCTGACTGATTGCGTGGGTTTTCTGCTGCTGATCCCGCAGACTCGACGGATCGTCGCCCGTCGGCTGACTCGCTGGTTTCAGGACAACACCGTCGGAAAGTTCAGGGCTGCCACCTGGACTTCCGTTGAACAGCCACCGGGCAAACCTCCTTCCTTTAATAACGAAGTACCCTCGGTGCGCGTTGTCGATCCGAACAGCGGGCGCCTGCAGACCACGCCGGAACAGGATTCATGA
- a CDS encoding phosphoribosylformylglycinamidine synthase subunit PurQ: MSSPRVCILRAPGTNCDVETAHAFELAGGAPQRVHLFRLLENPDLLRDFQILCVPGGFSYGDDIGAGVIFSRQLRGQLNDAMKEFLTGDKLVLGICNGFQVILKAGLLMRHGIEAGDDQLYENRITLTWNNSGRYVDRWVRLKVTSANSVFLKGIDEIEVPIAHAEGRVAVTEGSVLEELRQQGSIALCYWSDAAATQVAEGADPTALDVLPEVDNPAGSLANIAGLSDGSGRVLGLMPHPERFLFATQHPQWTRNGMRGEGHGLRMFRNAVDYFKAT; encoded by the coding sequence ATGTCATCACCGCGTGTTTGTATTCTGCGTGCCCCCGGAACCAACTGCGACGTCGAAACGGCTCACGCCTTCGAACTGGCCGGTGGTGCCCCGCAGCGAGTCCACTTGTTTCGGCTGCTGGAGAACCCCGATCTTCTGCGAGACTTCCAGATTCTGTGCGTGCCCGGAGGTTTCAGCTACGGGGATGACATCGGGGCGGGAGTCATTTTTTCCCGACAACTGCGGGGACAGCTCAACGATGCGATGAAGGAATTCCTGACCGGTGACAAACTCGTGCTGGGAATCTGCAACGGCTTTCAGGTGATTCTGAAGGCCGGCCTGCTGATGCGTCACGGGATCGAAGCCGGTGACGACCAGCTTTACGAAAACCGGATCACGCTGACATGGAACAACAGCGGACGCTATGTCGATCGCTGGGTCCGGCTGAAGGTCACGTCCGCCAATAGTGTGTTTCTGAAGGGCATCGATGAGATTGAGGTGCCGATTGCTCACGCTGAAGGCCGCGTCGCCGTGACGGAAGGTTCCGTGCTGGAGGAACTGCGGCAGCAGGGTTCGATCGCACTTTGCTATTGGTCGGACGCCGCCGCAACGCAGGTTGCTGAGGGTGCAGATCCGACGGCGCTGGACGTACTTCCGGAGGTTGATAATCCGGCGGGCTCGCTGGCGAATATCGCCGGCCTGTCAGATGGCAGCGGTCGAGTGCTGGGCCTGATGCCTCATCCCGAGCGATTTCTGTTTGCCACTCAGCATCCTCAGTGGACGCGAAACGGGATGCGCGGCGAAGGGCACGGACTGCGGATGTTCCGCAACGCCGTGGACTACTTCAAAGCCACGTAG
- a CDS encoding NupC/NupG family nucleoside CNT transporter — MTRLIPAFGLLVMILLAWLMSSHKRRFPWRVAFGGIFLQVFFASLILKTDAGEAVFQAVGDFFTGILGYVDKGSAFLFDVFPRESDPEPLPAQYTLWRSFAFGILPTIVFFSALMSVLYHVGLMQLVVQGMAWVMRKTLGTSGAETLSAAANVFVGQTEAPLVIRPYIAGMTMSELNVVMVGGFATIAGGVFAAYIGMGIDAGHLLTASVISAPAALMIAKIMQPETEESATSGGARITAESGCVNVLEAAAEGTASGLKLALNVGAMLLVFVAFVAMVNAFVGWCGHRVAFWLHYQPAEEWSLEVAFGNVFAPFAWLMGIPWDECRRAGAILGTRTVINEFLAYAQLAGEREELSLRTYVITTYALCGFANFSSIGIQLGGIGGIAPERRSDLARLGLRAMLGGTLATFMTACVAGVLLSDADLEQREIQSSVSVSETDNR; from the coding sequence ATGACTCGACTGATCCCTGCTTTCGGCCTGCTGGTCATGATTCTACTGGCATGGCTGATGAGCAGTCATAAGCGGCGGTTTCCGTGGCGAGTCGCCTTTGGCGGAATTTTTCTGCAGGTCTTCTTCGCCTCCCTGATTCTCAAGACCGACGCCGGAGAAGCCGTGTTTCAGGCCGTCGGCGATTTCTTCACCGGCATTCTGGGATACGTCGACAAAGGATCGGCATTTCTGTTCGACGTGTTTCCTCGGGAAAGCGATCCGGAACCGCTGCCCGCCCAATACACGCTGTGGCGATCGTTTGCGTTCGGCATCCTTCCGACGATCGTCTTCTTTTCGGCTCTGATGTCCGTGCTGTATCACGTGGGACTGATGCAGTTGGTGGTGCAGGGGATGGCGTGGGTCATGAGAAAGACGCTGGGGACGTCCGGAGCCGAAACGTTGTCCGCCGCGGCCAACGTGTTTGTCGGTCAGACGGAAGCGCCGCTGGTGATTCGTCCGTATATAGCCGGAATGACGATGTCGGAACTGAACGTCGTGATGGTCGGCGGGTTCGCGACAATCGCCGGCGGTGTTTTTGCCGCGTATATCGGCATGGGAATCGACGCGGGCCACCTGCTGACGGCGTCCGTGATTTCCGCGCCTGCGGCGCTGATGATCGCCAAGATCATGCAGCCGGAAACCGAAGAATCCGCCACGTCCGGCGGCGCACGAATCACGGCCGAATCGGGCTGCGTGAACGTCCTGGAAGCCGCGGCGGAAGGCACAGCTTCCGGACTGAAACTGGCGCTGAATGTCGGAGCGATGCTGCTGGTCTTTGTGGCGTTTGTAGCGATGGTCAACGCGTTTGTCGGCTGGTGCGGACACCGCGTCGCGTTTTGGCTGCACTACCAACCGGCGGAAGAGTGGTCGCTGGAAGTCGCGTTTGGCAACGTCTTCGCTCCGTTCGCCTGGCTGATGGGAATTCCATGGGACGAATGCCGCCGGGCCGGCGCGATTCTGGGCACTCGCACCGTCATCAATGAGTTTCTGGCGTACGCACAGCTTGCCGGAGAACGGGAAGAACTCAGCCTGAGGACGTATGTGATTACAACGTACGCCTTGTGCGGTTTCGCAAACTTCAGTTCCATCGGCATTCAGCTCGGCGGCATTGGAGGAATCGCTCCGGAACGCCGTTCGGATCTCGCCAGGCTGGGCCTGCGAGCCATGCTGGGCGGCACGCTGGCCACATTCATGACGGCGTGCGTCGCAGGGGTTCTGCTCAGCGATGCAGATCTGGAGCAGCGCGAGATTCAGTCGTCGGTCAGTGTCTCCGAAACTGACAACCGCTGA
- a CDS encoding c-type cytochrome, translating to MLTLLTLVSSPTFVPAQDDKRTPDTAVAGLDVASDLQVTLIASEPMLLSPSNIDVDHLGRIWVCEVVNYRRFANADNPDREEGDRILILEDTNGDGLMDRETTFYQGRDIDSAHGVCVLGNRVIVSAGENVFNFYDDDGDLKADRKEVMFTGIQGVQHDHGIHSFTFGLDGRLYFNFGNSGNELHRPDGSLVVDVAGNEVYANRQPYQEGMAFRCELDGSKVDTLGWNFRNNWELTVDSFGTVWQSDNDDDGNQGVRINYVMEYGNYGYKDELTGAGWREPRTGWEDTIPERHWHLNDPGVVPNLLQTGAGSPTGIVIYESDLLPERFRNQLIHCDAGPNIVRSYAVKDDGAGYSATINDILVGTRDQWFRPSDVCVAPDGSLIIADWYDPGVGGHRQGDVDRGRLFRVAPPGSMYSVPKSDFSTVDGAVAALKSPNAATRYLAFTALRNFDAEAESALTEMFANDPNPRFRARALWLLGMLDGKGQQYVDKAIADDNPDIRIAGIRLARRLELDVAPIVEKLANHKSPQVRRECAIALRLSKSERKPELWGMLALRIPVNDRWYLEALGIAADGDWDACLAAYREARRKHTTAETSDEQAARLIWRSRGSNSASAIADEILARAADGDTDDLSKLKVAAFFRALDFESQPAVAAAVASLITPASLKKLDSEIEPFVIAESLQRLGTTDLSSNAAAAEALDLTLSKLQGTPTFIQLVERFDLKERYPAVLRLAQQNPNEQIGVEAIRSLLRRQQWTLLTIAMTSKDTESAIATAQAMGNSFDGAIEGPLLAVVTDDSVDIDVRREAVRAASKVNNGVNRLVQLVESKELSENLTQAVAAALHSGPTREARAAANRLFPLPPVKEGEPLPPISELAKLKGNAQNGRLLFNTEATCHKCHIVGKLGREIGPNLSEIGSKLSREAMFESIIYPSAGISHNYESWTLVLASGTTVTGLLNSETDDSISIKSDDGLVREFKMDDVDEKIKQTVSLMPADLQKVMSVQDMVDVVEYMLTLKKKE from the coding sequence GTGCTTACGCTGTTGACACTCGTTTCATCACCGACGTTCGTTCCCGCGCAGGACGACAAACGAACTCCGGACACGGCAGTCGCGGGACTCGATGTCGCCAGCGACCTGCAGGTCACGCTGATCGCGTCTGAACCGATGCTGCTGAGTCCGTCCAACATAGACGTCGACCATCTGGGACGAATCTGGGTTTGCGAAGTTGTCAACTATCGGCGATTCGCCAATGCCGACAATCCGGATCGCGAAGAAGGCGACCGCATCCTGATTCTGGAGGATACGAACGGCGACGGACTGATGGACCGCGAAACGACGTTCTACCAGGGCCGGGACATCGATTCGGCTCACGGAGTCTGCGTGCTGGGGAACCGCGTGATCGTGTCGGCCGGCGAAAACGTGTTCAACTTCTATGACGACGACGGCGACCTGAAGGCCGATCGCAAAGAAGTGATGTTCACCGGCATCCAGGGAGTTCAACACGATCACGGCATTCATAGTTTCACCTTTGGCCTGGACGGTCGGCTGTACTTTAACTTCGGCAACAGCGGCAATGAACTGCATCGCCCGGACGGCAGCCTGGTCGTCGACGTCGCCGGCAATGAAGTCTACGCCAACCGGCAGCCGTATCAGGAAGGAATGGCCTTCCGCTGCGAGCTGGATGGTTCGAAGGTCGACACGCTTGGCTGGAATTTCCGCAACAACTGGGAACTGACGGTGGACAGTTTCGGCACCGTCTGGCAGTCCGACAACGACGACGACGGCAACCAGGGCGTTCGCATCAACTATGTGATGGAATACGGCAACTACGGCTACAAGGACGAACTGACGGGAGCCGGCTGGCGGGAACCTCGCACGGGCTGGGAAGACACGATCCCCGAACGGCACTGGCACCTGAACGATCCGGGAGTCGTGCCGAACCTGCTGCAAACCGGCGCGGGTTCTCCGACAGGGATTGTGATTTACGAGTCCGACCTGCTGCCGGAACGTTTCCGCAACCAATTGATCCACTGCGACGCCGGACCAAACATCGTTCGAAGCTATGCAGTGAAAGACGACGGAGCCGGCTATTCGGCAACGATCAACGACATTCTGGTCGGCACGCGAGACCAGTGGTTTCGGCCATCGGACGTGTGTGTTGCTCCGGATGGTTCGCTGATCATCGCCGACTGGTACGACCCCGGTGTGGGCGGCCACCGTCAGGGCGACGTCGATCGCGGCCGGCTGTTCCGGGTGGCCCCGCCGGGCAGCATGTACAGCGTTCCGAAATCCGACTTCAGCACCGTCGACGGAGCCGTCGCGGCTCTGAAGAGTCCTAACGCTGCAACTCGCTATCTGGCATTCACCGCGCTCCGCAACTTTGACGCTGAAGCCGAATCGGCTTTGACGGAAATGTTCGCCAACGATCCCAACCCGCGGTTTCGCGCGCGGGCGCTGTGGTTGCTGGGAATGCTGGACGGGAAAGGTCAGCAATACGTTGACAAGGCAATCGCCGATGATAACCCGGACATCCGCATCGCCGGAATCCGGCTGGCTCGGCGTCTGGAACTTGATGTCGCGCCGATCGTCGAAAAGCTTGCCAACCATAAATCGCCGCAGGTTCGTCGCGAATGTGCCATTGCGTTGCGTTTGAGTAAGTCCGAACGGAAGCCCGAACTTTGGGGGATGCTCGCTCTTAGAATACCCGTGAACGATCGCTGGTATCTGGAAGCTCTGGGAATCGCGGCGGACGGTGACTGGGACGCATGCCTGGCGGCATACAGGGAAGCCCGGCGCAAACACACGACGGCGGAAACTTCCGACGAACAGGCTGCCCGACTGATTTGGCGCAGCCGCGGTTCGAATTCCGCTTCTGCCATCGCCGACGAAATCCTTGCTCGCGCAGCCGACGGTGACACGGATGATTTGTCAAAGCTGAAGGTCGCAGCATTCTTCCGAGCGCTGGACTTCGAATCACAACCGGCGGTCGCAGCTGCGGTTGCTTCACTGATTACGCCGGCGAGCCTGAAGAAGCTCGATTCCGAAATCGAACCATTCGTGATCGCAGAATCGCTGCAGCGTCTGGGAACAACAGACCTGTCGTCCAACGCGGCGGCCGCCGAAGCTCTCGACTTGACACTGAGTAAGCTTCAGGGCACACCGACGTTCATCCAGCTGGTCGAACGCTTTGATCTGAAGGAGCGATACCCTGCTGTGCTGAGACTGGCTCAGCAGAATCCGAATGAACAGATCGGCGTCGAAGCGATCCGGTCATTGCTGCGACGTCAGCAGTGGACTCTGTTAACCATTGCGATGACAAGTAAGGACACGGAATCCGCGATCGCGACGGCTCAGGCAATGGGCAATTCGTTCGACGGAGCGATCGAAGGTCCGCTGCTGGCGGTCGTCACGGATGATTCGGTTGACATCGATGTGCGGCGGGAAGCCGTGCGCGCCGCGTCGAAGGTCAACAATGGAGTCAACAGACTCGTGCAACTGGTAGAAAGCAAAGAGCTGTCTGAAAACCTGACTCAGGCCGTGGCCGCCGCACTGCATTCCGGACCGACTCGCGAGGCGCGCGCTGCGGCAAATCGCCTGTTCCCGCTGCCGCCCGTCAAGGAAGGAGAACCTCTGCCGCCGATCAGCGAACTTGCCAAACTGAAAGGCAACGCGCAAAACGGGCGGCTCTTGTTCAACACCGAAGCCACCTGCCACAAGTGTCACATCGTGGGAAAACTGGGCCGCGAGATCGGACCGAACCTTTCGGAAATCGGCAGCAAGCTCAGCCGCGAAGCGATGTTCGAATCAATCATCTATCCCAGCGCCGGCATCAGCCACAACTACGAATCGTGGACTCTGGTGCTTGCATCGGGAACAACGGTCACCGGCCTGCTGAACAGCGAAACCGACGACAGCATCAGCATCAAATCCGACGATGGTCTTGTGCGTGAATTCAAGATGGATGATGTCGACGAAAAGATCAAACAGACGGTTTCGCTGATGCCCGCTGACCTGCAGAAGGTGATGAGTGTCCAGGACATGGTCGACGTGGTCGAATACATGCTGACCCTGAAGAAGAAGGAATAG